One Psychrosphaera aestuarii DNA window includes the following coding sequences:
- the epmB gene encoding EF-P beta-lysylation protein EpmB — protein MIQQANLSVESQWQKELKQSFTRLEDLLTYLNIDAENIDQDNEARRLFSMRVPRPFAQLMRHGDDQDPLLLQVLPSAKEFESKAGFVIDPLQEHNAEQPGLLHKYESRVLIMFKTGCAVNCRYCFRRHFPYADNAVNKQQLLQHIDYIKAHSEINEVILSGGDPLMAKDDAIEWFIGQLEQLPNIKRLRIHTRLPVVIPSRITKGLVNILERASFKTIVVLHINHANEISVRLKKGVAHLKRADCTVLNQAVLLKNVNDNADSQIELSEALFDGGILPYYLHLFDKVDGASHFDIDESRAIAIYKAMLKALPGFLMPKLVREIGGEASKTPISL, from the coding sequence ATGATACAACAAGCAAACCTATCTGTTGAGTCCCAATGGCAAAAAGAATTGAAACAAAGTTTCACTCGCCTAGAAGATTTGCTGACTTATTTAAACATTGATGCAGAAAATATAGACCAAGATAACGAAGCGCGTCGCCTTTTTTCAATGCGTGTTCCTCGTCCCTTTGCACAGCTTATGCGCCATGGCGACGACCAAGACCCTTTGTTGCTACAAGTTTTGCCTAGTGCGAAAGAGTTTGAAAGCAAAGCAGGATTTGTCATCGACCCGTTACAGGAGCATAACGCAGAGCAACCCGGTTTATTGCACAAATATGAATCAAGAGTATTAATTATGTTTAAAACAGGTTGCGCCGTTAACTGCCGATACTGTTTTAGACGACATTTTCCTTATGCCGATAACGCAGTAAACAAACAACAGTTGTTGCAACATATTGACTACATCAAAGCACACAGCGAAATAAACGAAGTTATTTTAAGTGGTGGCGATCCGCTCATGGCAAAAGATGACGCAATCGAATGGTTTATTGGACAACTAGAGCAACTTCCTAATATTAAACGTCTTCGAATCCACACCCGGCTTCCAGTGGTTATTCCTAGCCGTATTACTAAAGGTTTAGTTAATATACTTGAAAGAGCCTCTTTCAAAACTATTGTTGTTCTTCATATAAACCATGCCAATGAAATATCGGTACGCCTAAAAAAGGGCGTTGCCCATTTAAAAAGAGCAGACTGCACCGTATTAAATCAAGCGGTGTTGCTAAAAAACGTTAACGATAATGCTGATAGTCAAATTGAACTGAGCGAGGCACTCTTTGACGGTGGAATTTTACCTTATTACCTGCACTTATTTGATAAGGTTGACGGCGCAAGTCACTTTGATATTGATGAGTCTAGAGCAATAGCCATTTATAAAGCCATGTTAAAAGCATTACCTGGTTTTTTAATGCCTAAGTTAGTGAGGGAAATAGGGGGAGAAGCAAGCAAAACGCCTATTAGCCTATAA
- a CDS encoding prephenate dehydrogenase, whose protein sequence is MESLINSLEDNLKELYRKAIDADKYIDELKKQGHGKFGRIFKDDSGFESTATKFMPYLEETAEQILSIKESNQTPAMQKNAIESVVKKLHLLHTTLGNFKSAIK, encoded by the coding sequence GTGGAAAGTTTAATCAATAGCCTAGAAGACAATTTAAAAGAGTTATATCGCAAAGCTATCGACGCCGATAAATATATTGATGAGCTAAAAAAGCAGGGTCATGGCAAATTTGGTCGAATATTCAAAGACGACTCAGGTTTTGAATCAACAGCAACTAAGTTCATGCCTTATTTGGAAGAAACAGCAGAGCAAATTCTGTCGATTAAAGAGTCAAATCAAACCCCTGCTATGCAAAAAAACGCTATAGAATCCGTTGTGAAGAAATTACACTTATTGCATACCACTTTGGGTAATTTTAAATCTGCAATAAAATAA
- a CDS encoding dUTP diphosphatase — MQQQILTMLTMQDEMNTKVHPQWRDQGFAWHRAIWVELAEMLDHYGWKWWKHQQPDIEQVHLELIDIFHFGLSARLAAGQAVSEIAADIERELASPNKEATFAETIETMVANTLSTKGFDVATFAGLMAQTELSFDELFRHYVGKNVLNFFRQDHGYKTGEYIKVWNGKEDNEVLMDVLRSTDATQADFKDKVYQGLKSAYPGV, encoded by the coding sequence ATGCAACAACAAATTTTAACCATGTTGACCATGCAAGACGAGATGAATACAAAAGTACATCCTCAATGGCGAGATCAAGGCTTTGCCTGGCATCGTGCTATATGGGTTGAACTAGCGGAAATGTTGGACCACTACGGATGGAAATGGTGGAAGCACCAGCAACCAGATATTGAACAAGTTCACTTAGAGCTTATCGACATTTTTCACTTTGGGTTGAGCGCTAGGTTAGCAGCAGGACAAGCCGTTAGCGAAATCGCTGCAGATATCGAACGTGAATTAGCATCACCAAATAAAGAAGCAACTTTTGCGGAAACTATTGAAACTATGGTTGCCAATACTTTGTCGACTAAGGGTTTTGATGTTGCAACATTTGCCGGTTTAATGGCACAAACTGAACTGAGTTTTGATGAGTTGTTCCGTCATTACGTTGGTAAAAACGTATTAAACTTTTTCCGTCAAGATCACGGTTATAAAACCGGAGAGTACATAAAGGTTTGGAACGGAAAAGAAGACAACGAAGTGTTAATGGATGTACTGCGTTCGACAGATGCAACACAAGCTGATTTTAAAGACAAAGTATACCAAGGCTTAAAGTCTGCTTACCCTGGCGTTTAA
- a CDS encoding peptidylprolyl isomerase has protein sequence MLRSLLVSALSLSMLISCGSDESTPPPAPSYPVLENDDTAAIDVSRGNYACYSMVTSLGNITIAIDEKYAPKTSANFKNYAVLGFYDDLIFHRVIKGFMIQGGGFDAGLNRPETGQPIEIESRNGLKNYRGRIAMARTSAPNSATSQFFINTVYNDFLNQPSAADGYGYTVFGGVIDGMDVVDAIESVATGSVGGMSDVPVEPVVINSVREASCS, from the coding sequence ATGCTTCGTTCACTATTAGTATCCGCTTTATCTTTATCAATGTTAATTAGCTGTGGTTCAGATGAGTCAACTCCCCCACCAGCACCAAGTTATCCTGTTTTGGAAAATGATGATACCGCTGCAATAGACGTCTCACGCGGTAATTACGCCTGCTATTCAATGGTTACTAGTCTTGGAAACATTACTATTGCGATTGACGAAAAGTATGCCCCTAAAACGTCTGCAAATTTTAAGAATTATGCCGTTCTTGGTTTTTACGATGATCTAATTTTTCATCGCGTAATTAAAGGCTTTATGATTCAAGGTGGCGGTTTTGATGCAGGATTGAACCGACCTGAAACGGGGCAGCCTATTGAGATAGAATCTCGAAACGGCCTTAAAAACTATCGTGGTAGAATTGCAATGGCTCGAACTAGCGCGCCTAATTCTGCAACCTCACAGTTTTTTATTAATACGGTATACAATGACTTTTTAAATCAGCCAAGCGCTGCTGATGGGTATGGCTACACTGTGTTTGGTGGCGTAATTGATGGCATGGATGTAGTGGATGCTATTGAATCTGTAGCCACAGGTAGTGTTGGTGGTATGAGTGACGTGCCTGTTGAACCGGTGGTTATCAATTCGGTGCGTGAAGCGTCTTGTAGTTAG
- a CDS encoding DUF3016 domain-containing protein, translating to MKINNLLSLIAMMLVFPNSVYANDSKVTFQNPDEFRDIRSTDQSKNRSQKALLNKLSSYIEKLSKDLPDGYSVHIAFTDIDLAGRVDYQFNMGREIRVIRHQDTPKLEFEVQLLKNGQAVSKSNVELKDIAFMDKPVLLGLRSDTLRYEKRMLKEWFESDLTTMIQNWNKQQNNVMQAV from the coding sequence ATGAAAATTAACAATCTTTTGTCTTTAATTGCAATGATGTTGGTATTTCCGAACTCAGTATATGCAAATGACTCCAAAGTGACGTTTCAAAACCCTGATGAGTTTAGAGATATTCGTTCAACGGACCAAAGTAAAAACAGATCTCAAAAGGCGTTACTGAACAAACTATCGTCATATATCGAGAAGTTATCAAAAGATTTACCAGATGGTTATTCAGTACATATCGCGTTTACCGATATCGATTTAGCTGGACGTGTGGATTACCAATTTAATATGGGTAGAGAAATTAGAGTTATTCGCCACCAAGATACGCCTAAGCTTGAGTTTGAAGTTCAATTGCTCAAAAATGGGCAGGCTGTTTCAAAAAGTAATGTAGAGCTAAAAGACATTGCCTTCATGGATAAGCCAGTACTTTTAGGTTTGAGAAGCGATACATTACGTTACGAAAAACGTATGCTTAAAGAATGGTTTGAAAGCGACCTGACGACGATGATCCAAAATTGGAACAAACAGCAAAATAATGTGATGCAAGCTGTATAG
- a CDS encoding MFS transporter, giving the protein MFVNMHKNVWLLMLSQALMGSIGPVVVFVGGFVGLKLAPTPVLATLPIACMIVGIAFYMLPAVKLLSTIGRKKGFIIAATWGGVNCLITSYAIYLQHFWLFCFAIFNFGFMIANSQQFRFAAMESVNDEHASEAISVMLIAGLIAAYIGPEIAYIGKDIFSTEFTGSFAIMALLYIPAIFLLSKYVDVHKSIVKVSGEPRSLNEIIKQPIFLVAIISATVAFSVMSFIMTATPISMHVHHGFDMADTKWVIQSHIIAMYLPSFFTGALVKRFGQKNMIISGVLIFFLCLMIGFLGKEYVHYWASLVLLGIGWNFMFISATSLLPLSYEPEERFKVQGFNDLIMFSCQAIASLSAGWVIKSYGWNSLLTMCVPLLLLTMWVVYVWHKNKNNKNNV; this is encoded by the coding sequence GTGTTTGTAAATATGCATAAAAACGTTTGGCTTTTGATGTTATCCCAAGCCTTAATGGGATCCATCGGTCCAGTCGTGGTGTTTGTTGGTGGATTTGTTGGACTAAAGCTAGCTCCCACTCCAGTTTTAGCAACGCTGCCGATCGCCTGCATGATAGTGGGTATCGCTTTTTATATGCTTCCAGCGGTTAAGTTACTGTCGACAATTGGTCGTAAAAAAGGGTTTATCATTGCCGCTACTTGGGGAGGAGTCAACTGTCTCATCACAAGCTATGCCATTTACTTACAACATTTTTGGTTGTTCTGCTTTGCCATCTTTAACTTCGGCTTCATGATTGCCAATTCTCAGCAATTTCGCTTTGCCGCGATGGAGTCTGTTAACGATGAGCATGCCAGTGAAGCAATTTCCGTAATGCTTATTGCCGGTTTAATAGCAGCCTATATTGGGCCTGAAATTGCTTACATTGGTAAAGACATTTTTAGTACTGAGTTTACTGGTTCTTTTGCCATCATGGCCTTGCTTTATATTCCGGCCATATTTTTACTGTCTAAATACGTCGATGTACATAAGTCGATTGTCAAAGTATCTGGCGAACCAAGGTCGTTAAACGAAATTATAAAACAACCTATTTTTTTAGTTGCTATAATTTCTGCGACTGTAGCCTTTAGTGTCATGAGCTTTATTATGACCGCGACGCCAATTAGTATGCATGTGCATCATGGGTTTGACATGGCTGATACAAAATGGGTTATTCAAAGCCACATTATTGCTATGTACCTACCTTCCTTTTTTACCGGTGCGTTAGTGAAACGTTTTGGACAGAAAAATATGATTATTAGTGGCGTGCTAATCTTCTTTTTATGCTTAATGATCGGTTTTTTAGGAAAAGAGTATGTTCATTACTGGGCGTCATTGGTACTGTTAGGGATTGGCTGGAACTTTATGTTTATATCGGCGACCTCACTGTTGCCATTGAGCTACGAGCCAGAAGAAAGATTTAAAGTCCAAGGCTTTAATGACTTAATAATGTTCTCATGCCAAGCAATTGCCTCTTTGTCTGCAGGCTGGGTTATCAAATCGTATGGCTGGAACAGCCTATTAACCATGTGTGTACCATTGTTGTTACTAACAATGTGGGTGGTTTATGTTTGGCATAAGAATAAGAACAACAAAAATAACGTTTAA
- a CDS encoding alanine/glycine:cation symporter family protein, with the protein MEWLNEVTAAFSNFVWGMPMIVWLVGGGIFFSIYSRLIPFRYLSHGISLLTGKHDHDSEKGQLTHAQALSAALAGTVGMGNISGVALAITAGGPGAVFWMWLTALLGVSTKFFTCSLGVMFRSTDKNGNVHGGPMYVIMEGLGKRWKPLALLFAFAGLFGTIPSFQANQLTAAFREELVPDSWVTNPMMFNAIIAVVITALVAAVILGGLKRVAYVTSRLVPIMAISYFLMTLAVLFNHLPEIPAIFSSIFVQAFKAEAISGGLLGVIIIGVSRGVFSNEAGIGTEVLAHGAVKTDEPIREGLVGMLGPMIDTLLICTCTALVILASGMWQDVEGVKGVELTMQVFGQELGLTGQILLAIQILFLAASTMFTYWYYGEKCFAFMVGEQKAHLYKWFYLLSIVAGCIVTLDVVFNFMIGMYGLMAIPTMLSAFILAPKVKAAAKVYFAKLDA; encoded by the coding sequence ATGGAATGGTTAAATGAAGTAACGGCGGCTTTCTCCAACTTTGTATGGGGAATGCCAATGATTGTGTGGTTAGTAGGTGGTGGAATATTTTTCTCCATTTACTCGCGCTTAATTCCTTTTCGATACTTGTCTCACGGCATTAGCTTGTTAACTGGTAAACACGATCATGACTCAGAAAAAGGTCAATTGACTCACGCACAAGCTCTATCAGCCGCATTAGCAGGTACCGTCGGCATGGGTAACATTAGTGGCGTTGCGCTTGCAATTACCGCTGGCGGGCCAGGCGCAGTATTTTGGATGTGGCTTACTGCCTTGCTAGGTGTTTCCACCAAGTTTTTTACTTGTTCGTTAGGCGTAATGTTCCGCAGTACAGATAAAAACGGCAATGTTCATGGTGGTCCTATGTACGTGATCATGGAAGGATTAGGTAAGCGCTGGAAACCACTGGCCTTATTATTTGCCTTTGCTGGGTTATTTGGAACCATTCCATCATTTCAAGCGAACCAGCTTACCGCTGCCTTTAGAGAAGAATTAGTCCCTGATAGTTGGGTGACAAACCCAATGATGTTTAACGCAATTATTGCTGTTGTTATTACCGCACTTGTGGCCGCGGTTATCTTAGGTGGTTTAAAACGAGTAGCCTATGTAACGAGCCGTTTAGTGCCAATTATGGCGATTAGCTACTTTCTTATGACATTAGCCGTACTATTTAATCATCTCCCTGAAATACCAGCGATTTTCTCTAGTATTTTTGTCCAAGCCTTTAAAGCCGAAGCGATATCTGGCGGTTTGCTTGGGGTGATCATTATCGGTGTATCTCGAGGTGTTTTCTCAAACGAAGCCGGTATTGGAACGGAAGTATTAGCGCATGGCGCAGTAAAAACTGATGAGCCGATTAGAGAAGGCCTAGTGGGAATGTTAGGCCCAATGATAGACACATTGTTAATTTGTACTTGTACTGCCTTAGTTATTCTAGCGTCTGGCATGTGGCAAGACGTAGAAGGCGTTAAAGGCGTTGAATTAACGATGCAAGTGTTTGGTCAAGAGTTAGGGCTTACTGGGCAGATTTTGCTTGCGATTCAAATTTTGTTTTTAGCCGCATCTACTATGTTTACTTATTGGTACTACGGCGAAAAATGTTTTGCGTTTATGGTTGGCGAGCAAAAAGCACACCTATATAAATGGTTCTACTTACTTTCGATTGTGGCTGGCTGTATTGTAACTCTGGATGTCGTGTTTAACTTCATGATTGGCATGTATGGCCTAATGGCTATTCCAACCATGTTGTCTGCATTTATTTTGGCACCAAAAGTCAAAGCGGCGGCAAAAGTGTATTTTGCTAAACTTGATGCGTAG
- a CDS encoding aldehyde dehydrogenase family protein: MEFLKTLKTSFNEGKTKPLSWRKSQLLALKRLLLENENAIYDALKADLNKCKFESYVSEYQYVLKDIKQTVKHIAKWSKPRHVGTPILAQPGRSSIRPEPYGTVLIMGAWNYPLQLVLSPMVAAIAAGNCVVLKPSELAESVSALLASLIPKYMDQDAVVVYEGGVEETTALLKQRFDYIMYTGSENVGKIVMRAASEHLTPVTLELGGKSPCIIDKNTNLKVTADRLVWGKFLNAGQTCIAPDYVLVNRSQTVPFIEALKNALEKQYGKDAQQSDDYGRIINARHFVRISDYISSQKDSVIAGGTVNEHEKYIEPTLLLNPSLSSGVMTEEIFGPVLPIIEVDSVTEAIDFINEREKPLALYMFSNDDKNIKLVTQRTSSGTLCINDAVIFMVNHNLPFGGVGHSGMGSYHGQWGFDTFSHLKPIMHRSFWADAPIRYAPYTKLKQKLFKLIAKL; encoded by the coding sequence ATGGAATTTTTAAAGACGCTAAAAACAAGCTTTAACGAAGGTAAAACAAAACCCTTGTCGTGGCGAAAGTCTCAACTGTTAGCATTAAAGCGCTTGTTACTTGAGAACGAAAATGCGATTTATGATGCGCTTAAAGCGGACTTAAATAAGTGTAAATTTGAGTCTTATGTGTCCGAATACCAATACGTTTTAAAAGACATAAAACAAACTGTTAAACATATTGCCAAATGGAGTAAACCTAGACACGTCGGGACGCCAATACTCGCGCAGCCTGGCCGTAGTTCAATTCGTCCTGAACCATACGGTACTGTACTTATTATGGGCGCATGGAATTACCCATTACAGCTGGTATTAAGTCCTATGGTTGCCGCCATTGCAGCAGGAAATTGTGTGGTATTAAAGCCATCTGAATTAGCAGAATCGGTTTCAGCTTTATTAGCCTCTCTCATACCCAAATATATGGATCAAGATGCCGTGGTCGTTTATGAAGGTGGTGTTGAAGAAACAACTGCGCTATTAAAGCAACGTTTTGACTACATAATGTATACCGGCAGCGAAAATGTTGGAAAGATTGTCATGCGAGCTGCGAGTGAACACTTAACGCCAGTTACATTAGAGCTAGGTGGTAAAAGCCCTTGCATAATAGACAAAAATACCAATCTCAAAGTGACCGCAGATAGACTAGTTTGGGGCAAGTTTTTAAATGCGGGTCAAACCTGTATCGCTCCCGATTATGTGTTGGTTAATCGATCACAAACCGTACCGTTTATTGAAGCCTTAAAAAACGCATTAGAAAAACAATATGGAAAAGATGCACAACAATCGGATGACTACGGCCGAATAATAAACGCTCGTCATTTTGTCCGAATTTCTGATTACATATCGTCACAAAAAGACTCGGTAATAGCAGGTGGAACCGTTAACGAACATGAAAAGTATATAGAGCCGACTTTGTTGCTTAATCCATCTTTATCAAGTGGCGTTATGACAGAAGAAATTTTTGGACCAGTACTGCCAATTATTGAAGTGGACTCTGTTACTGAAGCAATTGATTTTATTAATGAGCGAGAAAAACCTCTCGCACTGTATATGTTTAGTAACGATGATAAAAATATCAAGCTGGTCACCCAACGAACGAGTTCTGGTACTTTGTGTATCAACGATGCCGTAATATTTATGGTTAATCACAATTTACCATTTGGTGGGGTAGGACACTCAGGTATGGGCAGCTACCACGGTCAATGGGGTTTCGACACCTTTAGTCACTTAAAGCCGATTATGCACAGAAGTTTTTGGGCGGATGCACCGATACGTTATGCACCATATACTAAATTAAAACAAAAGTTGTTTAAGTTGATTGCAAAGCTTTAA
- the mutM gene encoding bifunctional DNA-formamidopyrimidine glycosylase/DNA-(apurinic or apyrimidinic site) lyase — MPELPEVEVSRLGITPHIEGKQVTKIHVRNPNLRWPVPKEVMFAEGQTVDLIERRAKYLLLHTKVGSIILHLGMSGNLRVVDKSVALLKHDHIDIEFENGKVLRLNDARRFGACLWQEVNEQHELLSKLGPEPLTDAFDDELLFKKSRNKQVAVKNFIMDNHVVVGVGNIYANESLFKAGINPTKAAGKVSKKSYQVLTGHIKETLKNAIQQGGTTLKDFIQTDGKPGYFAQELLVYGRGGQDCIKCGKQLNEVKIGQRSTVFCRHCQR; from the coding sequence ATGCCTGAATTACCTGAAGTAGAAGTTAGCCGACTAGGAATTACACCTCATATCGAAGGCAAGCAAGTTACTAAAATTCATGTTCGCAATCCCAATCTACGTTGGCCCGTGCCAAAAGAGGTAATGTTTGCAGAAGGGCAAACAGTAGATTTAATTGAGCGACGCGCTAAATATCTTTTATTACACACCAAAGTGGGCTCGATTATCTTACATCTAGGTATGTCGGGTAATTTACGTGTCGTTGATAAATCGGTTGCTCTGTTAAAACATGATCATATCGATATTGAATTTGAAAATGGTAAAGTATTAAGGTTAAACGATGCTCGTCGTTTTGGTGCTTGTTTATGGCAAGAAGTGAATGAACAACATGAGTTACTATCGAAATTAGGGCCTGAACCACTAACAGATGCGTTTGATGATGAATTACTTTTTAAAAAGTCACGAAATAAACAAGTCGCAGTAAAAAACTTTATTATGGACAATCATGTTGTGGTGGGCGTAGGTAATATTTATGCGAATGAAAGTTTATTTAAAGCCGGTATAAACCCAACCAAAGCCGCAGGAAAAGTATCAAAAAAGAGTTATCAAGTACTAACCGGACATATTAAAGAAACACTAAAAAATGCTATTCAGCAGGGCGGCACAACACTAAAAGACTTTATTCAAACTGACGGCAAACCAGGCTACTTTGCACAAGAGTTGCTGGTTTACGGCCGCGGTGGACAAGATTGTATTAAGTGCGGAAAACAGTTAAATGAAGTAAAAATAGGGCAGCGAAGTACGGTATTTTGCCGCCATTGCCAACGATAA
- the rpmG gene encoding 50S ribosomal protein L33, whose amino-acid sequence MRDKIRLVSTAGTGYFYTTDKNKKLMPEKMEIKKFDPKIRKHVIFKEAKIK is encoded by the coding sequence ATGCGTGATAAAATTCGTTTAGTTTCAACGGCTGGAACTGGTTATTTTTATACAACTGATAAAAATAAGAAGTTAATGCCTGAAAAGATGGAAATCAAAAAATTTGATCCAAAGATCCGTAAGCACGTGATCTTCAAAGAAGCTAAAATTAAGTAA
- the rpmB gene encoding 50S ribosomal protein L28: protein MSKVCQVTGKRPTVGNNRSHARNATRRRFLPNLQTHRFWVESEKRFVKLRLSTKGMRIIDKNGIDSVLADMRAAGQKV, encoded by the coding sequence ATGTCAAAAGTGTGCCAAGTAACTGGCAAGCGTCCAACAGTTGGTAACAACCGTTCACACGCTCGCAATGCTACACGACGTCGTTTCTTGCCTAACCTACAAACTCACCGTTTTTGGGTTGAAAGCGAGAAGCGTTTCGTTAAATTACGTTTATCTACTAAAGGTATGCGTATCATCGATAAAAATGGTATTGATTCAGTGCTTGCAGATATGCGTGCAGCTGGTCAAAAGGTTTAA
- a CDS encoding glycosyltransferase family 25 protein, with protein MTTTFYLINLDGSDLRLKQSTERLMEQGITFERIPAVLGVALSEEERDKNYSHKLNEKQYYYPLSPAQIGCYMSHRKAWQKIADGDEAFGVVLEDDFILPGDLNKAVETIKGLEFDWDVIKLAAYANRERPVEFKHKINDHFDIVVHKKPMSGGAATAITKEAARQLLASTTPFGRPCDTDIQHFWERGVEVLSLMPYPVSQDMRYESTIETKSHKKDKKPVKRLFQQISQHWLNSKAVKEQVKKLQQQLRSH; from the coding sequence ATGACCACGACTTTTTATTTAATTAATTTAGACGGCAGCGATCTGCGTTTAAAGCAAAGTACAGAACGACTAATGGAGCAAGGAATTACTTTTGAACGTATTCCAGCGGTATTAGGTGTAGCTTTAAGCGAAGAAGAACGTGATAAAAACTACAGTCATAAATTAAATGAAAAACAGTATTATTACCCCTTGTCGCCTGCACAAATTGGCTGTTACATGAGTCATAGAAAAGCCTGGCAAAAAATAGCAGACGGGGATGAAGCATTTGGCGTCGTGCTAGAAGATGACTTTATCTTACCGGGTGACTTAAACAAAGCCGTTGAAACTATAAAAGGCCTAGAATTTGATTGGGATGTTATAAAATTAGCAGCTTATGCAAATAGAGAGCGACCGGTGGAGTTTAAGCATAAGATCAATGATCATTTTGACATTGTGGTGCATAAAAAACCAATGAGTGGCGGCGCAGCTACAGCAATTACAAAAGAGGCCGCAAGACAGTTATTAGCATCGACGACGCCTTTTGGCCGTCCATGCGACACTGACATACAGCACTTTTGGGAACGCGGTGTAGAGGTGTTATCGTTAATGCCATATCCGGTTTCTCAAGATATGAGATATGAAAGTACTATTGAAACAAAGTCGCATAAAAAAGACAAAAAACCAGTAAAACGACTGTTTCAACAAATTAGTCAACATTGGTTGAATAGTAAAGCGGTAAAAGAGCAAGTGAAAAAATTGCAACAGCAATTACGGAGCCACTAG
- a CDS encoding glycosyltransferase, with protein MDSKNIAIFIDSLGGGGAERIMLDLAEQMVGLTHNVHFFILETVLDYTIPAGVVVHHFDTKQKRAKLTNAFNIGKSAKQLARQVAMVESEIGLFDLHLVNLDSSNLLLSRCNFKNTYHVVHNSLHQEIQRAGRINPIRYWRTLREKRALDNKHLICVSEGVANEIRHSKWISPKSIQTIYNPCDIEKIKTLSQESNDEIPNEPYLLHIGRVVKQKRHDILFQALKDIPDIKLVVLCKNTKKVMKLANKMGVADRVIAPSFQKNPYNWMKNAKLMLFSSEFEGLGMVLIESLICGTPVVSTDCDFGPREILTGPLDNNLAEVNNPSDLATKARQALSQDYELNNLEIINKVGINKITQQYLKLIE; from the coding sequence ATGGATTCCAAAAACATAGCGATATTTATTGATAGTTTAGGTGGCGGTGGTGCAGAACGCATAATGCTCGATTTAGCCGAACAAATGGTCGGTCTAACGCACAATGTACATTTTTTTATTCTTGAGACGGTTCTTGATTATACTATTCCGGCCGGAGTGGTCGTTCATCATTTTGATACGAAACAAAAACGCGCTAAATTAACTAATGCTTTTAATATCGGTAAATCCGCAAAACAACTTGCTCGGCAAGTTGCTATGGTTGAGAGTGAGATAGGACTGTTTGATCTTCACTTGGTTAATTTAGACTCAAGCAATCTTTTATTAAGTCGTTGTAACTTTAAAAACACGTATCACGTAGTACATAACTCGCTTCATCAAGAAATTCAGCGCGCTGGTCGAATTAACCCAATTAGATATTGGCGTACACTTCGCGAAAAAAGAGCACTTGATAATAAGCATTTAATTTGTGTTTCCGAAGGTGTCGCCAATGAAATACGTCACAGTAAATGGATATCACCCAAAAGCATTCAAACAATCTACAACCCCTGCGATATTGAAAAAATTAAAACCTTATCCCAAGAGTCTAATGATGAAATTCCTAACGAGCCTTACCTTTTACACATTGGCAGAGTCGTAAAACAAAAACGCCATGACATTTTGTTTCAAGCCCTAAAGGACATACCTGATATTAAGCTGGTTGTACTGTGTAAAAATACTAAAAAAGTGATGAAACTTGCTAATAAAATGGGCGTTGCCGATAGAGTTATTGCGCCATCATTTCAGAAAAACCCATATAATTGGATGAAAAATGCCAAGTTAATGTTATTCAGCTCTGAATTTGAAGGGCTAGGCATGGTTTTAATTGAATCGCTAATTTGTGGCACTCCGGTAGTGAGCACAGACTGTGACTTTGGTCCGCGAGAAATTTTAACGGGCCCTTTAGATAATAATTTAGCCGAAGTTAACAATCCAAGTGATTTAGCGACAAAAGCTCGTCAAGCGCTGTCGCAAGACTATGAATTAAATAATTTAGAAATAATTAATAAAGTTGGGATAAACAAAATTACGCAACAATACTTAAAATTAATAGAATAA